In Methanobrevibacter sp., one DNA window encodes the following:
- the topA gene encoding DNA topoisomerase I: MHEVIICEKPSSAEKIAKALSPGAKKKVYNKKVKYWELTRDSKDITVVSGVGHLYSLVPEKSKRYKVSFDLHWAPSHEVNKSSSYTRDYLRTIKKVGKNADSYIHACDYDVEGTLIGFNALKYACGEDSLSKASRMKFSTLTKKDIIDAYENRIDIDMHQVDNGIARHILDYYFGMNISIALSNSVRKTKHRFLKLSVGRVQTPTLSILVKREKEIREFVPEPYWVIRAILDFEGIEIKHVAGNIFDRELAEEIFNKCNGKDAVVDKINFTNSKTRPPVPFNLSGLQAEAYSVFGFSPKRTQIAAQNLYSAGYTSYPRTSSQKLPESLGFDSIFKQLSANPEFKKHISKLPSKLVPHNGRKDDAAHPPIHPTGILPKKLNSDEQKIYSLIVYRFIAVFFESAKFETMSATLDIEGEKFRFKRRRVTHKGWMEHYPFKKIDDEKFPDVQEGDIMSVKELISDEKETKPPARYNQASLIKELEKKNLGTKATRADIIDKLYDRKYIDGTKIEVNQLGENLIDTLNTYCDNLTSEELTRDLENKLEGINQDKATKESVINEGEKDVKEILTDIDKNVNGIGSKLYEAYQASNIVGECKCGGKLVKRSGRYGDFVGCTNYPDCNVTYSLPRNASIIKSTCERCGLPMIIAGKGKNKQEMCLDPNCGKDKTKPHDPKVVGECPKCGKDLLKRSGRFGDFVGCSGFPKCNFTCSLEELESKLK, encoded by the coding sequence ATGCATGAAGTAATAATTTGCGAAAAGCCGAGTTCTGCTGAAAAAATAGCTAAAGCATTATCGCCTGGCGCTAAAAAGAAAGTTTATAATAAAAAAGTTAAATATTGGGAACTTACACGTGATTCTAAGGATATTACAGTTGTATCCGGTGTTGGTCATTTGTACTCATTAGTCCCCGAAAAATCCAAAAGATATAAGGTTTCTTTTGACCTTCACTGGGCTCCTTCTCATGAAGTAAATAAAAGCAGCTCATATACTCGCGATTATTTAAGAACCATTAAAAAAGTTGGTAAAAATGCAGACTCATATATTCATGCATGCGATTATGATGTCGAAGGAACCTTGATTGGGTTCAATGCCTTAAAATATGCCTGTGGGGAGGATTCTTTAAGCAAAGCATCAAGAATGAAATTTTCCACATTAACAAAAAAGGATATCATCGACGCTTATGAGAATCGAATTGACATTGACATGCATCAGGTAGATAACGGTATTGCCCGCCATATTCTCGATTATTACTTTGGAATGAATATTTCCATTGCACTTTCCAATTCCGTTAGAAAGACTAAACACAGATTCTTGAAATTATCCGTTGGAAGAGTGCAGACACCAACTTTGTCCATTCTAGTCAAACGTGAAAAGGAGATTAGGGAATTTGTACCTGAACCTTATTGGGTTATCAGAGCTATTTTGGACTTTGAAGGCATTGAAATTAAGCACGTTGCCGGAAATATTTTCGACCGTGAACTGGCTGAAGAGATATTCAACAAGTGCAATGGCAAAGATGCTGTCGTTGATAAGATCAACTTCACCAATTCAAAGACCAGGCCTCCAGTTCCATTTAATTTAAGCGGTCTTCAGGCTGAAGCTTATAGCGTATTTGGATTTTCACCTAAAAGAACTCAGATTGCTGCTCAAAACCTTTATAGTGCAGGTTATACTTCTTACCCACGTACTTCATCTCAAAAATTGCCGGAAAGCCTGGGTTTCGATTCAATATTCAAACAGTTATCCGCCAATCCGGAGTTTAAAAAACACATTTCCAAGCTTCCTTCTAAATTAGTGCCTCATAACGGTAGAAAGGATGATGCTGCCCACCCTCCTATTCACCCAACAGGAATATTGCCTAAGAAATTGAATAGTGATGAGCAGAAGATTTATAGTCTTATCGTTTACAGGTTCATTGCGGTATTTTTCGAATCAGCCAAATTCGAAACCATGAGTGCCACTTTGGATATTGAAGGTGAAAAATTCCGTTTCAAGCGCAGGAGAGTTACTCATAAGGGATGGATGGAACATTATCCGTTCAAAAAGATTGATGATGAAAAATTCCCTGATGTTCAAGAGGGGGATATAATGAGCGTTAAGGAACTTATTTCTGACGAAAAGGAAACCAAACCTCCTGCTCGTTACAATCAGGCTTCTTTAATCAAAGAACTTGAAAAGAAAAATCTCGGAACCAAAGCCACCCGTGCCGATATTATTGATAAGCTGTATGACAGGAAATACATAGACGGAACCAAGATTGAAGTTAACCAATTGGGGGAAAATCTAATAGATACCCTAAATACCTATTGTGATAATTTGACTTCAGAAGAGCTTACAAGGGATTTGGAAAATAAACTTGAAGGCATTAATCAGGATAAGGCCACTAAAGAGAGCGTCATTAACGAAGGAGAAAAGGATGTTAAAGAAATCCTAACAGACATAGACAAGAATGTTAACGGTATCGGATCTAAACTTTACGAAGCTTACCAGGCAAGCAATATTGTTGGCGAGTGTAAGTGCGGAGGAAAACTTGTTAAAAGGTCCGGCCGATATGGGGACTTTGTAGGATGCACCAACTATCCAGATTGTAATGTAACCTATTCCCTTCCAAGAAATGCAAGCATTATCAAAAGCACCTGTGAGAGATGCGGTCTTCCAATGATTATTGCAGGCAAAGGCAAGAACAAGCAGGAAATGTGCCTTGACCCGAATTGCGGTAAGGATAAGACCAAACCTCATGACCCTAAAGTCGTTGGGGAATGTCCAAAATGCGGAAAGGATTTGCTAAAACGTTCAGGCAGATTTGGGGATTTTGTAGGTTGCAGCGGTTTTCCTAAATGTAATTTCACATGCTCTCTGGAAGAACTTGAAAGCAAATTGAAATAA
- a CDS encoding STT3 domain-containing protein → MKRETMMTVAKSVVIILILLAVVFALKAPAADLNIFTDEARGEYVDSSGLPYFSEMDSYYNLRLTEDYVDHGYVGDEKINGSEWDMHRYAPTGDEINYELGIVYVTTFFHDVANNFFGGDYSVKEIAFWTGAIISSLAVIPAFIFARRLTNNYGAIVATLLIVLAPNYFAHTFPGFFDTDMFYYIFSLFFIFFFIESIRAKNILYKVLFAILSIISIGLFSQSWTGYIFYVGLMGIFSVVYLIACYIFNVGDDNQEEYPNKLQWFIHQKHLLSIIILGVIGFVGIAFFKGFDGAIGIFSELLNLLSLQSASRAVSGFPNVLVSVAEMQMPSMLGSGMTSAFLANTNGVVNGIGGITILFAGLSVLYVFVKKTFKFWRSGVKSTSSNDKKLTKGKNKSSKKPPKSKRESSAKKIDDKLKFKINVGDIGFGSTDELLSSKRLTVLYTCLFVVWVVITILAVTRGSRFITTIVLPFGLLAGIFTGFAIDYIKNKLSNDKWIAALFFIFGFLAAVPVAQINMMFGILLFLAIAAFGIISVYGIKSNSATIKMPVKKYVLIVALILALLSPTVCGAFITSETVVPGTSDSMWNAMKWVGENTDEDTVITSWWDFGYLFEIAADRQVTFDGGSQSGERAFWLGQAMTTDNLELSAGIFRMLDSTGTQATAALVNYTNDTGKATDILIDILPRTSEDAKNTLMNNYSLTAEQADDVVQYTHPAEVRPVIFVASADMLQKAGWWSYFGAWDFENQSSENYNYYIPQSGSANITPGNSGKVLLFEDQGMTINAVIDRKDNNTTGYTEAVYTETGEQIYVNDTPYNPLNISNILVIEDGYIVKNESVGDVENANYTLFVMGYGNDYTPILISNELVNSMFTRLYLLGGAGQDIFENVHMENGVMLFNVNFDNTVAGGSTG, encoded by the coding sequence ATGAAAAGAGAAACAATGATGACAGTAGCTAAATCAGTTGTTATTATACTAATTTTATTAGCTGTTGTCTTCGCATTAAAAGCTCCTGCAGCGGATTTAAACATATTCACTGACGAAGCAAGAGGCGAATATGTTGATTCTTCAGGTCTTCCTTATTTCAGTGAAATGGATTCATATTATAACCTGAGGTTGACTGAAGATTATGTAGATCACGGCTATGTAGGGGATGAAAAGATAAACGGTAGTGAGTGGGATATGCATAGGTACGCTCCTACCGGTGATGAGATTAATTACGAACTTGGAATTGTATACGTTACTACGTTCTTCCATGATGTTGCGAATAATTTCTTTGGAGGAGATTATTCTGTAAAAGAAATTGCATTTTGGACTGGAGCCATCATTTCTTCTTTAGCCGTTATTCCGGCATTCATATTTGCCAGAAGACTGACTAATAATTATGGTGCTATTGTAGCTACCCTGCTTATAGTGCTTGCTCCGAACTACTTTGCGCACACATTCCCAGGATTTTTCGATACAGATATGTTTTACTACATATTTTCACTGTTCTTTATATTCTTCTTTATAGAGAGTATACGGGCAAAAAATATCCTGTATAAGGTTTTATTTGCAATTTTATCTATTATTTCAATAGGTTTATTCTCCCAATCATGGACAGGTTATATCTTTTATGTAGGTCTTATGGGAATATTCTCAGTTGTTTACTTAATTGCTTGTTACATCTTTAATGTTGGTGACGACAATCAAGAGGAGTATCCAAATAAACTTCAATGGTTCATACATCAAAAACACCTGCTGTCTATTATTATTCTAGGTGTTATCGGATTCGTCGGCATTGCATTTTTCAAAGGTTTCGACGGAGCAATTGGTATATTTAGTGAATTGCTTAATTTGCTTTCATTGCAATCTGCTTCTCGTGCTGTAAGCGGATTCCCGAACGTACTTGTTTCTGTTGCAGAGATGCAAATGCCATCCATGCTTGGTAGTGGAATGACATCAGCATTTTTAGCTAATACTAACGGTGTTGTAAACGGTATTGGTGGTATTACTATATTATTTGCTGGTTTATCCGTATTGTATGTCTTTGTAAAGAAAACTTTCAAATTTTGGAGAAGTGGAGTCAAATCTACTAGCAGTAATGATAAAAAATTAACAAAAGGCAAAAATAAGTCTTCTAAAAAACCACCAAAAAGCAAAAGGGAATCTTCTGCTAAGAAAATTGATGATAAACTTAAATTTAAAATCAATGTTGGTGACATTGGATTCGGTTCCACTGATGAACTTTTATCATCAAAACGCTTAACTGTATTGTATACTTGTCTGTTTGTTGTTTGGGTAGTTATTACAATTCTTGCTGTAACTAGAGGTTCAAGGTTCATTACAACAATCGTATTGCCATTTGGACTTTTAGCTGGTATATTTACCGGTTTCGCAATCGATTATATTAAGAATAAATTAAGCAATGACAAATGGATAGCTGCATTGTTCTTCATTTTTGGATTTTTGGCTGCAGTTCCAGTAGCCCAAATAAATATGATGTTTGGTATCTTATTGTTCTTGGCCATTGCAGCATTTGGAATAATTTCAGTATATGGCATCAAATCCAATTCAGCAACTATAAAGATGCCTGTTAAAAAGTACGTGCTTATTGTGGCATTAATACTCGCATTATTATCTCCAACTGTTTGTGGTGCTTTTATCACTTCCGAAACAGTTGTTCCAGGTACCAGCGATTCAATGTGGAATGCTATGAAATGGGTGGGCGAAAATACTGATGAAGATACTGTAATCACATCCTGGTGGGACTTCGGTTACCTCTTTGAGATTGCTGCTGATAGACAAGTAACATTCGATGGAGGTTCTCAGTCAGGTGAACGTGCATTCTGGCTGGGTCAGGCGATGACGACGGATAATCTGGAATTGTCCGCAGGTATCTTTAGAATGTTGGATTCAACAGGTACTCAGGCTACTGCAGCGTTAGTTAATTATACTAACGATACAGGTAAGGCTACTGATATCCTAATTGACATTTTACCTAGAACATCTGAGGATGCTAAGAACACTTTGATGAATAACTATAGTTTGACTGCCGAGCAGGCAGATGATGTAGTACAGTACACTCACCCTGCTGAAGTGCGTCCTGTTATATTTGTAGCGTCTGCGGATATGCTTCAAAAAGCAGGTTGGTGGAGTTACTTCGGTGCTTGGGACTTCGAGAACCAATCATCTGAAAACTATAATTACTACATACCTCAATCAGGTTCAGCAAACATTACTCCTGGAAATTCAGGTAAAGTGCTTTTATTTGAAGACCAAGGTATGACTATCAATGCAGTCATTGATAGGAAAGACAATAATACCACTGGATACACCGAAGCGGTATACACCGAAACCGGTGAACAAATATATGTCAATGATACTCCGTACAACCCATTGAACATTTCAAATATACTCGTAATCGAAGACGGATATATTGTGAAAAACGAATCTGTAGGAGATGTTGAAAATGCCAACTATACATTATTCGTGATGGGTTACGGCAATGACTACACACCTATCTTAATCAGTAACGAATTGGTTAATTCGATGTTTACCAGATTGTACCTGTTAGGTGGTGCCGGTCAGGACATCTTTGAAAATGTTCACATGGAAAACGGTGTGATGCTGTTCAACGTAAACTTTGACAACACTGTTGCCGGTGGATCCACTGGATAG